Proteins encoded by one window of Clostridium perfringens:
- the priA gene encoding primosomal protein N' produces the protein MEKFAEVIVNSEAVTIDKPFTYKIKEDLVHNIKVGHRVLIPFGNGNKKIEGFVLKILDNVENKSIRYKSIYNVCDNEPLLSEDSLKLIKFLREKYLCKYIDAIRVMIPPKIMSGNKEKTKQVIVFKKYIEELSEPQKKALELIEEKSGGFTKAELNKIFNISTYMINKLIELGCASSEEVRVGRENLREFKPYPPKSLNEEQIRAYDTILESDKNIFLLKGVTGSGKTEVYMNLVSYMLLFEKSSLILVPEIALTPQMIERFKGRFGKDVAVFHSRLSDGERYDEWYRVKNDQVKVVIGARSAIFLPFNDLGLIVVDEEHESSYKSDMNPKYNTIEVCEYLSLLKNCKVVLGSATPSVVSFYKALKGTYELIELKKRVNNGELPNVSIVDMREELKSNNKTMFSRDLYLKIKDRLEKKEQIILFLNRRGFSSFVSCRSCGFVFKCNNCDISMTYHNNGYLVCHYCGNTEKMPKLCPKCGSNYVKHFGVGTEKLEKSVHHYFKEAKVLRMDVDTTRKKNSHEEIYNSFKSKEADILIGTQMIAKGLDFPDVTLVGVMAADMSLNLPDYKSSEKTFQLITQVSGRAGRGDKKGDVIIQSYSPEHYALTCARDNNYEEFFKREINVRKLMAYPPFDDLFLINLSAKGEIKVKIFAKKLEMYLRNILKEYDNIFIYEACPCSISKIKNVYRWQILIKGKLDLEVCSKIKKGVYELSKDVYNEIKIGLDINPNSLM, from the coding sequence TTGGAGAAATTTGCTGAAGTAATTGTAAATAGTGAAGCTGTTACAATTGATAAGCCTTTTACATATAAGATTAAAGAAGATTTAGTTCATAATATAAAGGTTGGACATAGAGTTTTAATTCCTTTTGGAAATGGAAATAAAAAAATTGAAGGTTTTGTTTTAAAAATATTAGATAATGTTGAAAATAAAAGTATAAGATATAAATCTATATATAATGTTTGTGATAATGAACCCTTATTAAGTGAAGATTCTTTAAAGCTTATTAAATTTTTAAGAGAGAAATATTTATGTAAGTATATAGATGCTATAAGAGTTATGATTCCACCTAAAATAATGAGTGGAAATAAGGAGAAAACAAAACAAGTTATAGTATTTAAAAAATATATAGAAGAATTAAGTGAGCCACAAAAAAAAGCTTTAGAGCTAATTGAAGAAAAAAGTGGTGGTTTCACAAAAGCAGAATTGAATAAAATTTTTAATATATCAACATATATGATAAATAAATTAATAGAATTAGGTTGTGCTTCTAGTGAAGAAGTAAGGGTTGGAAGGGAAAATTTAAGAGAGTTTAAGCCTTATCCGCCTAAAAGTTTAAATGAAGAACAGATAAGAGCATATGATACAATTTTAGAAAGTGATAAAAATATATTTTTATTAAAGGGCGTAACTGGAAGTGGAAAAACAGAAGTATATATGAATTTAGTTAGTTATATGCTCCTTTTTGAAAAGAGTTCATTAATATTAGTACCAGAAATAGCTCTAACTCCTCAAATGATTGAAAGATTTAAAGGGAGATTTGGAAAAGATGTAGCGGTCTTTCATAGTAGGCTTTCAGATGGAGAGAGATATGATGAATGGTATAGGGTTAAAAATGATCAAGTTAAGGTTGTTATAGGGGCAAGATCCGCTATATTTTTACCCTTTAACGATTTAGGACTAATAGTAGTGGATGAAGAACATGAAAGTAGTTATAAATCAGATATGAATCCTAAATATAATACTATAGAAGTTTGTGAGTATTTAAGTCTCCTAAAAAATTGTAAGGTTGTTTTAGGTTCAGCAACCCCTAGTGTTGTTAGTTTTTATAAAGCACTTAAAGGGACTTATGAATTAATTGAACTTAAAAAGAGAGTTAATAATGGAGAACTTCCTAATGTATCTATTGTGGATATGAGGGAAGAGCTAAAATCAAATAACAAAACAATGTTTAGTAGGGATTTATATTTGAAGATAAAAGATAGATTAGAGAAAAAAGAACAAATAATTTTGTTTTTAAATAGAAGAGGATTTTCATCCTTTGTTTCTTGTAGAAGTTGTGGATTTGTTTTTAAATGTAACAATTGTGACATATCAATGACTTATCATAATAATGGATACTTAGTTTGTCATTATTGTGGAAATACTGAAAAGATGCCTAAGCTTTGTCCTAAGTGTGGCAGTAATTATGTTAAACATTTTGGGGTAGGAACAGAGAAATTAGAGAAATCAGTACATCATTATTTCAAAGAAGCAAAGGTTTTAAGGATGGATGTAGATACAACAAGAAAGAAAAATTCTCATGAGGAAATTTATAACTCATTTAAAAGTAAAGAAGCAGATATATTAATAGGAACTCAGATGATAGCTAAGGGCCTTGATTTCCCAGATGTAACCTTAGTTGGAGTTATGGCTGCAGATATGTCTTTAAATTTGCCAGATTATAAGTCTAGTGAAAAGACATTTCAACTTATAACTCAGGTAAGTGGTAGAGCAGGACGTGGTGATAAAAAGGGAGATGTAATAATTCAAAGTTATTCTCCAGAACATTATGCTTTGACCTGTGCAAGGGATAATAATTATGAAGAGTTCTTTAAAAGAGAAATAAATGTAAGAAAACTTATGGCATATCCACCTTTTGATGATTTGTTTTTAATAAACCTAAGTGCAAAGGGAGAAATAAAAGTAAAGATTTTTGCAAAAAAATTAGAGATGTATTTACGTAATATCTTAAAAGAATATGATAATATATTTATATACGAAGCATGTCCTTGTTCTATAAGTAAAATAAAAAATGTTTATAGATGGCAAATTCTAATTAAGGGAAAATTAGATTTAGAGGTATGCTCTAAAATAAAAAAAGGGGTTTATGAATTATCCAAAGATGTTTATAATGAGATTAAGATTGGTTTAGACATAAATCCTAATAGCTTAATGTAA
- the def gene encoding peptide deformylase, producing MAIRNLRFNDDEILRKKCRVVDDINDRIKVLVEDMIETMYENNGVGLAAPQVGILKRIFVVDAMDGAGSRVFINPEILEKSGEQTDEEGCLSLPGRHKPVKRANKIKIKALDVNGNEFVLDAEEFLARAIQHEYDHLEGVLFIDHEL from the coding sequence TTGGCAATAAGAAACTTAAGATTTAATGACGACGAAATATTAAGAAAAAAATGTAGAGTAGTTGATGACATTAATGATAGAATAAAAGTCTTAGTAGAAGATATGATAGAAACTATGTATGAAAATAATGGAGTTGGATTAGCAGCACCACAAGTTGGAATACTAAAGAGGATCTTTGTTGTTGATGCTATGGATGGAGCAGGTTCTAGAGTATTCATAAATCCAGAAATATTAGAAAAAAGTGGAGAGCAAACTGATGAAGAAGGATGCTTAAGCTTACCAGGTAGACATAAACCAGTAAAGAGAGCTAATAAAATAAAGATAAAGGCTTTAGATGTTAATGGAAATGAGTTTGTATTAGATGCAGAAGAATTTTTAGCAAGAGCTATACAACATGAATATGATCATTTAGAGGGAGTACTTTTTATAGATCATGAGCTTTAA
- the fmt gene encoding methionyl-tRNA formyltransferase, which yields MKIVFMGTPDFAVPSLKSLINEFGVEAVFTQPDRPKGRGKKLGMSPVKEVALEHNIPVYQPLRLKNEPETIEELKNMEPDFIIVVAFGQILPKEVLDIPKYGCINLHASLLPKFRGAAPLNWSIIKGEKVTGNTTMLMDVGLDTGDMLLKDEVEITDNMTAGELHDILMERGGELLVRTIKGILNNEITPEKQNEEETCYASMLNKEIAKIDWSLSAQDIHNLVRGLNPWPVALTSYDDITMKVHQTRVEKGESNKEPGTIIAVDKTGIKVSTGKDILVIEKLQFPNSKQLFVEQFINGNSVEIGKVLK from the coding sequence ATGAAGATAGTATTTATGGGAACACCAGATTTTGCTGTTCCATCATTAAAGAGCTTAATAAATGAATTTGGAGTAGAAGCTGTTTTTACTCAACCAGATAGACCAAAGGGAAGAGGAAAGAAATTAGGTATGTCACCTGTAAAGGAAGTTGCTTTAGAACACAACATACCAGTTTATCAACCTTTAAGATTAAAAAATGAACCAGAAACTATAGAAGAACTAAAAAATATGGAGCCAGACTTTATAATAGTAGTAGCTTTTGGTCAGATATTACCTAAAGAGGTTTTAGATATTCCTAAGTATGGATGTATCAATCTACATGCGTCATTACTTCCTAAATTTAGAGGAGCAGCACCTTTAAACTGGAGTATAATCAAAGGAGAAAAGGTAACAGGAAATACAACTATGCTTATGGATGTAGGACTTGATACTGGAGATATGCTTTTAAAAGATGAAGTAGAAATAACTGATAATATGACTGCAGGAGAATTACATGATATTTTAATGGAAAGAGGAGGAGAGTTATTAGTTAGAACTATAAAGGGCATACTTAATAATGAAATAACTCCAGAAAAGCAAAATGAAGAAGAAACATGTTATGCTTCAATGCTTAATAAAGAAATAGCTAAAATTGATTGGTCTCTTTCAGCACAGGATATTCATAATTTAGTTAGAGGATTAAATCCTTGGCCTGTAGCTTTAACTTCATATGATGATATTACAATGAAAGTTCATCAAACTAGAGTTGAAAAAGGGGAGAGCAATAAAGAACCAGGAACTATAATAGCTGTAGATAAAACAGGAATTAAGGTTTCAACAGGAAAAGATATACTTGTTATAGAAAAATTACAGTTTCCAAATAGCAAGCAACTATTTGTAGAACAATTTATAAATGGAAACTCAGTAGAAATAGGTAAAGTTTTAAAATAA
- a CDS encoding zinc metallopeptidase — MFYPYYIDPTYLILIPAILISAWAQFKVSSTFNKYSTVRSINGYTGAQVARILLNDAGLQEVEIQQVPGRLSDHYDPRAKVLRLSSDVYGSTSVASIGVAAHEVGHAIQDKESYSALVFRNAIVPVVNFSSSLSWILFFIGILLSYSTLVTIGIILFSVVVLFQLVTLPVEFNASSRALKLLEARGILYDKEVEGARKVLSAAALTYVAATLMAVLQLVRLIAISNRNSND; from the coding sequence ATGTTTTATCCATATTATATTGATCCAACATATTTAATACTTATACCAGCGATTTTAATATCTGCATGGGCACAATTTAAAGTTTCTAGCACATTTAACAAATATAGCACAGTTAGAAGTATAAATGGATATACTGGTGCACAAGTTGCAAGAATTCTTTTAAATGATGCTGGACTTCAAGAAGTAGAAATTCAACAAGTACCAGGAAGATTAAGTGACCATTATGATCCAAGAGCTAAGGTTTTAAGATTATCATCTGATGTTTATGGAAGCACTTCTGTAGCATCCATAGGCGTAGCAGCTCATGAAGTTGGGCACGCTATACAAGATAAAGAATCTTATTCTGCATTAGTTTTTAGAAATGCCATAGTGCCTGTAGTAAACTTTTCATCAAGCTTATCATGGATTTTGTTTTTTATTGGAATATTACTAAGTTATAGTACTTTAGTAACTATTGGTATAATATTATTCTCAGTAGTTGTACTTTTTCAATTAGTAACATTGCCAGTAGAATTTAATGCCTCATCAAGAGCATTAAAACTTTTAGAGGCAAGAGGAATATTATATGATAAAGAAGTAGAGGGAGCTAGAAAGGTATTAAGTGCAGCAGCATTAACTTATGTTGCAGCAACACTTATGGCTGTTTTACAATTAGTAAGACTTATAGCTATAAGTAACAGAAATTCAAATGATTAG
- the rsmB gene encoding 16S rRNA (cytosine(967)-C(5))-methyltransferase RsmB, with amino-acid sequence MNARKIIVEILDNVLLNGAYSNIEINKQFASNDIDPKDKGLITEVVYGTIKYKKMIDIILSSFVADIGKIDESVVNILRSAIYQMKFLDRVPPYAIVNEAVNLTKETEPNLAKFVNGVLRNYLRNENKNFKVGLRNNEALCYDFSFDRWMIEMFIKQYGKEDALRILRGLNTVPYVTVRVNTCKADYDEVYERLEEEGYDIEEGAFSPEAIIIKKGSAIEKNKLYQEGLITVQDESAMLVAPLFDLKGDEQVMDLCSAPGTKATHIGELMMNKGKVVAFDIHDHKLALIKENIDRLGLTNVEVELGDATKINSKYINWADRVLLDVPCSGLGIIRKKPEIKWNKKNNDLTEVVKVQKEILKNAWNYLREGGELVYSTCTLNKKENEEVIDWFVERNSDCEVEKVFLGKADNVVYNDNGSVTILPNKYMDGFFIAKLKKKESK; translated from the coding sequence ATGAATGCAAGAAAAATAATAGTTGAAATATTAGACAATGTCTTATTAAATGGAGCATATTCAAATATAGAAATAAATAAGCAATTTGCATCTAATGATATAGATCCAAAAGATAAGGGATTAATAACAGAGGTTGTTTATGGAACAATAAAATACAAAAAAATGATAGATATAATTCTTTCAAGTTTTGTTGCTGATATTGGTAAGATAGATGAGAGTGTAGTAAACATATTAAGAAGTGCTATATATCAAATGAAATTCTTAGATAGAGTTCCTCCATACGCAATAGTTAATGAAGCTGTAAACTTAACTAAAGAAACTGAACCTAATTTAGCTAAGTTTGTAAATGGAGTTTTAAGAAATTATTTAAGAAATGAAAATAAAAACTTTAAAGTTGGATTAAGAAATAACGAAGCTTTATGTTATGACTTTTCTTTTGATAGATGGATGATAGAAATGTTCATAAAACAATATGGAAAAGAGGATGCTTTAAGAATACTTAGAGGATTAAATACAGTTCCATATGTAACAGTTAGAGTTAATACATGTAAAGCTGATTATGATGAAGTTTATGAAAGACTTGAAGAAGAAGGATATGATATAGAGGAAGGTGCATTTTCACCAGAAGCTATCATAATCAAAAAAGGTAGTGCAATAGAGAAAAATAAACTTTATCAAGAAGGATTAATAACAGTTCAAGATGAAAGCGCTATGTTAGTAGCTCCTTTATTTGATTTAAAGGGTGATGAACAAGTTATGGATCTATGTAGTGCACCAGGAACTAAAGCAACTCATATAGGCGAATTAATGATGAATAAAGGAAAAGTAGTGGCTTTTGATATTCATGACCATAAGTTAGCTTTAATAAAGGAAAATATAGATAGATTAGGATTAACTAATGTTGAAGTTGAATTAGGAGATGCTACAAAGATAAATTCTAAGTATATAAATTGGGCTGATAGAGTATTATTAGATGTACCTTGCTCAGGTCTTGGAATTATAAGAAAGAAACCAGAAATAAAATGGAATAAAAAGAACAATGATTTAACAGAAGTTGTTAAGGTTCAAAAAGAAATATTAAAAAATGCTTGGAATTATTTAAGAGAAGGTGGAGAATTAGTTTACTCTACTTGTACTTTAAATAAAAAAGAAAATGAAGAAGTTATAGATTGGTTCGTAGAGAGAAATTCAGACTGCGAAGTAGAAAAAGTATTTTTAGGTAAGGCTGATAATGTGGTATATAATGATAACGGAAGTGTTACCATATTACCTAATAAGTACATGGATGGTTTCTTTATTGCTAAGCTTAAGAAAAAAGAAAGTAAATAG
- the rlmN gene encoding 23S rRNA (adenine(2503)-C(2))-methyltransferase RlmN, producing MKNILDFTLEELKEWMKENGESAFRAKQIFDWIYKKEVFNFEEMKNISKALIGKLSENFYIGIPEVIDYLSSSEDGTRKILLGLGDGNIIECVIMRYKYGNSICVSTQIGCRMGCKFCASTLEGMVRNLTAGEILSEVLIGQKLLGERISNIVLMGSGEPLDNYDNVMKFLELVNADYGLNIGQRHITLSTCGLVPKIREMADKEMQVTLAISLHAVSDEKRKTIMPIANKYSISEILDACNYYIEKTGRRITFEYSLVSGVNDTKEDAKSLGRLLKGMLCHVNLIPVNEIKENEFKKSTKKDIETFLNTLKTYGVEATVRREMGSDINAACGQLRRSYIKSKGLKL from the coding sequence ATGAAAAACATCTTAGATTTTACATTAGAAGAGTTAAAAGAGTGGATGAAGGAAAATGGAGAGAGTGCTTTTAGAGCAAAGCAAATCTTTGATTGGATATATAAAAAGGAAGTATTTAATTTTGAAGAGATGAAAAATATTTCAAAAGCTCTAATAGGCAAGCTTTCAGAAAATTTTTATATAGGTATCCCTGAAGTTATAGATTATTTATCATCTAGTGAAGATGGTACTAGAAAAATCCTTTTAGGATTAGGTGATGGAAACATAATAGAATGTGTTATTATGAGATATAAATATGGTAATTCTATTTGTGTTTCCACACAAATAGGATGTAGAATGGGATGTAAATTCTGTGCATCTACCTTAGAAGGAATGGTAAGAAATTTAACTGCAGGAGAAATATTATCAGAAGTTTTAATTGGACAGAAACTTCTAGGTGAGAGAATATCTAATATAGTTTTAATGGGAAGTGGAGAACCCTTAGACAATTATGATAATGTTATGAAGTTCTTAGAGCTTGTCAATGCTGATTATGGGTTAAATATAGGGCAGAGACATATAACATTATCAACATGTGGTCTTGTGCCAAAAATTCGTGAAATGGCTGATAAGGAAATGCAAGTAACTTTAGCAATTTCATTACATGCTGTTTCAGATGAAAAGAGAAAAACAATAATGCCAATAGCTAATAAGTATTCAATTAGTGAAATTTTAGACGCTTGTAATTATTATATTGAGAAAACAGGAAGAAGAATAACTTTTGAATATTCTTTAGTTAGTGGAGTTAACGATACTAAAGAAGATGCCAAGAGCTTAGGAAGATTATTAAAAGGCATGCTTTGTCATGTTAATTTAATTCCTGTAAATGAAATAAAGGAAAATGAGTTTAAAAAATCTACTAAGAAGGATATAGAAACATTTTTAAATACTCTTAAAACATATGGAGTAGAAGCTACAGTAAGAAGAGAGATGGGCTCAGATATAAATGCAGCCTGTGGTCAATTGAGAAGAAGCTATATTAAGTCAAAAGGGTTAAAGCTGTAG
- a CDS encoding Stp1/IreP family PP2C-type Ser/Thr phosphatase: protein MLGFVTDKGNVRELNEDFLSYSREDEFSIYVVGDGMGGHNAGEVASKRAVESIICFVKENFGVIPLDNLLKDAILHANAKIYSMSQESSGLSGMGTTITAILEVKNIVYIANVGDSACFGINENGIKKLTKDHSLVQELVDSGCITEGEAKNHPRKNVITRAIGTNSNVDVDVFKVDRHEYKAYLLCTDGLSNDVDEDEIWKKVIKSNDFDKACNELVEMAKARGGKDNITVLVFGGEK, encoded by the coding sequence ATGTTAGGATTTGTAACAGATAAAGGAAATGTTAGAGAGTTAAACGAAGATTTTTTATCTTATTCTAGAGAAGATGAATTTTCAATATATGTAGTTGGTGATGGAATGGGTGGACATAATGCTGGAGAAGTAGCTAGTAAAAGAGCTGTGGAAAGCATTATTTGTTTTGTTAAAGAAAATTTCGGTGTTATACCATTAGATAATCTTTTAAAAGATGCAATTTTACATGCGAATGCTAAAATATATAGTATGAGCCAAGAAAGTTCTGGTTTATCTGGTATGGGTACAACAATAACAGCTATATTAGAGGTTAAAAACATAGTTTATATTGCCAATGTTGGTGATAGTGCTTGTTTTGGTATTAATGAAAATGGAATAAAAAAATTAACAAAGGATCATTCCTTAGTTCAAGAACTTGTTGATAGTGGTTGCATTACAGAGGGGGAAGCTAAAAATCATCCAAGAAAAAATGTAATAACTAGAGCTATTGGAACTAATTCAAATGTTGATGTTGATGTCTTTAAGGTTGATAGACATGAATATAAGGCATATTTACTTTGTACAGATGGATTAAGTAATGATGTTGATGAGGATGAAATTTGGAAAAAAGTAATTAAATCTAATGATTTTGATAAAGCATGCAATGAATTAGTTGAAATGGCTAAAGCAAGGGGAGGAAAGGATAATATTACAGTGTTAGTTTTTGGAGGAGAGAAATAG
- the pknB gene encoding Stk1 family PASTA domain-containing Ser/Thr kinase: MIGKILGNRYELLQCVGEGGMSFVYKARCRKLNRFVAVKILKDEFKNNEEIVRRFKKEATAIANLSNPNVVNVLDVGTQDDINYIVMEYVEGKTLKDIIKEKGALPYEVAISIGIKVAKALECAHKSGIIHRDVKPQNILVTEEGVVKVTDFGIAKSMDSSTIAHTNSVMGSAHYFSPEQAKGTYTDYRTDLYSLGIVLYEMVTGVVPFNGDSPVTVAVKHIQEKAIPPKNINQNIPNSLNDLIMKAMEKDPVNRYQTAKEIIGDLEKIKKDPNVTISSKSAEDEDQFTRVMSPVVVPKTESNNSEPDEDDEDDDEYYEDDEDEDEEENNIQAKPQKAINKKKKKSPILIIIATILVVALGITLGFLGMKKFMEGGKDVKIPNVVGEKVEDAKSKLEGLGLKVLEVTEESDQEKGIVLKVDPNVDSTVKTGSEVKLTVSGGEGQIKVPNFAEMNLDSVKRTLKSLGLELGSVDEEYSDSVPRGEVISQSPNANESVDKGSKVNVTISKGKEIKSETINIPDVSGKSVEEAKSILANAGVGVNPVKGEAAKSEGEAGKVYSQSQSGSLTIKQGEKVTITINYYGDYVKPEKPKHNAGELVGMTGAQAKAWASKNKINVSGITSDTAKVKSVSNSGEVEEGGSVSVTMEEEKKPEQPTQPNQPTQPTQPNQQAQPEQPKQPEQSGNN; this comes from the coding sequence ATGATAGGTAAAATCTTAGGGAATAGGTACGAGTTACTTCAGTGCGTAGGCGAAGGTGGCATGTCCTTTGTTTATAAAGCTAGATGTAGAAAATTGAATAGATTCGTAGCTGTTAAAATACTAAAAGATGAATTTAAAAACAATGAAGAAATTGTTAGAAGATTTAAAAAAGAAGCTACAGCTATTGCTAACTTATCCAATCCAAATGTAGTAAATGTATTAGATGTTGGAACTCAAGATGATATTAATTATATTGTTATGGAATACGTTGAAGGTAAAACTTTAAAAGATATAATTAAGGAAAAAGGTGCTTTACCTTATGAGGTTGCCATAAGTATAGGAATAAAGGTTGCTAAAGCTTTAGAATGTGCCCATAAAAGCGGAATTATACATAGAGATGTTAAACCACAAAATATATTAGTTACAGAAGAAGGGGTTGTTAAAGTAACTGACTTCGGAATAGCTAAATCTATGGATTCCTCCACTATAGCGCACACTAATAGTGTTATGGGATCTGCACATTATTTTTCACCAGAGCAAGCTAAAGGAACTTATACTGATTATAGAACTGACTTATATTCTTTAGGTATAGTATTGTATGAAATGGTTACTGGAGTTGTTCCTTTTAATGGTGATTCACCTGTTACTGTAGCTGTAAAACATATACAGGAGAAAGCAATACCTCCTAAGAATATAAATCAAAATATTCCAAATAGTTTAAATGATTTAATAATGAAAGCTATGGAAAAGGATCCTGTTAATAGATATCAAACAGCTAAGGAAATAATAGGTGACTTAGAAAAGATAAAGAAGGATCCAAATGTTACAATATCATCAAAATCTGCAGAAGATGAAGATCAATTTACAAGAGTTATGTCTCCAGTTGTTGTTCCAAAGACTGAAAGTAATAACTCAGAACCTGATGAAGATGATGAGGATGATGATGAATATTATGAAGATGATGAGGATGAAGATGAAGAAGAAAATAATATTCAAGCTAAGCCTCAAAAAGCCATTAATAAAAAGAAAAAGAAATCACCAATATTAATTATAATTGCAACTATTTTAGTTGTAGCATTAGGAATAACTCTTGGATTCCTTGGTATGAAGAAATTTATGGAAGGTGGAAAAGATGTTAAAATACCTAATGTTGTAGGAGAAAAGGTAGAAGATGCTAAGAGTAAGTTAGAAGGCTTAGGATTAAAGGTATTAGAAGTCACAGAAGAAAGTGATCAAGAAAAAGGAATAGTTTTAAAAGTTGATCCAAATGTAGATTCTACTGTTAAGACCGGTAGCGAAGTAAAACTTACTGTTAGTGGTGGAGAAGGACAAATAAAAGTTCCAAACTTTGCAGAAATGAATTTAGATAGCGTAAAGAGAACATTAAAAAGTTTAGGTTTAGAGCTTGGAAGTGTTGACGAAGAATACAGTGATAGCGTTCCTAGAGGCGAAGTTATTTCTCAAAGTCCTAATGCTAATGAGTCTGTAGATAAAGGTTCTAAAGTAAATGTTACTATAAGTAAAGGAAAAGAAATAAAATCAGAAACTATAAATATACCAGATGTATCAGGAAAAAGTGTAGAGGAAGCTAAATCAATCTTAGCTAATGCTGGAGTTGGAGTAAATCCTGTTAAGGGTGAGGCAGCTAAAAGTGAAGGAGAAGCAGGTAAGGTTTATAGTCAAAGTCAATCTGGATCTCTTACAATTAAGCAAGGGGAAAAGGTAACTATAACAATTAATTACTACGGTGATTATGTGAAGCCTGAAAAACCTAAGCATAATGCAGGAGAACTTGTTGGAATGACTGGGGCTCAAGCTAAAGCATGGGCTTCAAAAAATAAAATAAATGTAAGTGGAATTACAAGTGATACTGCTAAGGTTAAATCAGTAAGTAATTCTGGTGAGGTTGAAGAAGGGGGATCAGTTTCTGTAACTATGGAAGAAGAAAAAAAACCAGAACAACCAACACAACCAAATCAGCCAACACAACCAACACAACCAAATCAGCAAGCACAACCAGAACAACCAAAACAACCTGAACAATCTGGTAATAATTAA
- the rsgA gene encoding ribosome small subunit-dependent GTPase A, translating to MEGIIIKGIGGFYYIKTDEGIIECKARGKFRYNSLKPMVGDRVTIKVENGKGVIEDIHERSSELIRPTVANVTQAFVVFAIKNPDINLDLLNRFLTLCEYNDIHAVVCLNKEDLCTEEEKENLKELINDIGYEVLFINAKEGKGFDALKERLEHNITVLCGPSGAGKSTLLNSFIDREHMETGSVSEKIGRGKHTTRHSELIDVDNGYLVDTPGFTTLDVTFIDRDSLKYCFPEFNDYNNLCKFNGCNHYKEPKCAVKEAVEEGKINKLRYEFYIKTLEEIINRRGN from the coding sequence ATGGAAGGAATTATAATAAAAGGTATAGGTGGATTCTATTATATAAAAACAGATGAAGGAATTATTGAATGTAAAGCTAGAGGTAAATTCAGATATAATTCATTAAAGCCTATGGTAGGAGATAGAGTTACCATAAAAGTAGAGAATGGAAAAGGTGTAATAGAGGATATACATGAGAGAAGCTCAGAGCTTATAAGACCAACTGTTGCAAACGTAACACAAGCTTTCGTTGTATTTGCAATAAAAAATCCTGACATAAATTTAGATTTATTAAATAGATTTTTAACTCTTTGTGAGTATAATGATATACATGCAGTTGTATGTTTAAATAAAGAAGATTTATGTACAGAGGAGGAAAAAGAAAACTTAAAAGAATTAATAAATGATATAGGTTATGAGGTTCTCTTCATAAATGCCAAGGAAGGAAAAGGTTTTGATGCTTTAAAGGAAAGATTAGAACATAACATAACAGTCCTTTGTGGCCCTTCTGGAGCAGGAAAATCGACACTTTTAAATTCTTTTATAGATAGAGAACATATGGAAACAGGAAGTGTAAGTGAAAAAATAGGAAGAGGTAAGCATACTACTAGACATAGTGAACTTATAGATGTAGACAATGGATACTTAGTTGATACTCCAGGATTTACAACTTTAGATGTTACTTTTATAGATAGAGATAGCTTAAAATATTGCTTCCCAGAATTTAATGATTATAATAATCTTTGCAAATTTAATGGATGTAATCACTATAAAGAACCTAAGTGTGCTGTAAAAGAAGCAGTTGAAGAGGGTAAAATAAACAAGCTAAGATATGAATTTTATATAAAAACCTTAGAAGAGATAATAAATAGGAGGGGTAATTAA